A genome region from Blautia coccoides includes the following:
- a CDS encoding sugar phosphate isomerase/epimerase family protein → MKIAFDVDVLAKQMDINRMVHQVSDWGYQYIEQSPHPRINPFYKHPLFSKECEAEYRKALRETGVEISSFIVVYRWSGPTEEDRQFAVRNWKRMIQIAGDMGVKVINTELSGDPNRQEICNGMWFKSMDELLPIIEKEDIRVEIQSHPYDFCELNNETCDMVKSFRSKHLGYVYSSPHGFFYDEGKGDVRSMLRYAGDELTHVLFADTFNQTLDCRYIANPPWLNGRGKADVTIHQHLAMGEGDVDFDGIFETLREMDFANKQLRGGAPKAGGDNIACVSMFGFPEKMDRQAPEARERIEKELL, encoded by the coding sequence ATGAAGATTGCATTTGATGTTGATGTACTGGCAAAGCAGATGGATATCAACCGGATGGTGCATCAGGTGTCGGACTGGGGATATCAGTACATCGAACAGTCCCCCCATCCCCGCATCAATCCTTTTTATAAGCACCCTCTCTTTTCAAAAGAATGTGAGGCCGAATACCGCAAGGCTCTGAGAGAGACAGGTGTGGAGATTTCTTCCTTTATTGTGGTATACCGCTGGTCAGGCCCCACAGAAGAGGATCGCCAGTTTGCGGTGCGTAATTGGAAGCGTATGATCCAGATCGCCGGAGATATGGGGGTAAAAGTCATCAACACAGAGCTGTCCGGTGACCCCAACAGGCAGGAGATCTGCAATGGCATGTGGTTTAAGTCCATGGATGAACTGCTCCCCATAATAGAAAAAGAAGATATCCGGGTGGAAATACAGTCTCATCCTTATGATTTCTGTGAGCTGAACAATGAGACCTGTGATATGGTGAAATCCTTCCGCTCCAAACATTTGGGATATGTGTATTCTTCCCCTCACGGCTTTTTCTACGATGAGGGAAAAGGAGATGTCCGTTCCATGCTGCGCTATGCAGGGGATGAACTGACTCATGTACTCTTTGCGGATACCTTTAACCAGACTCTGGACTGCCGTTATATTGCAAACCCTCCATGGCTGAACGGGCGGGGAAAAGCTGATGTGACGATTCATCAGCATCTTGCAATGGGTGAAGGAGATGTGGATTTTGACGGCATTTTCGAGACTCTGCGGGAGATGGATTTTGCCAATAAACAGCTTCGTGGGGGTGCGCCGAAGGCAGGCGGAGACAACATTGCCTGCGTATCCATGTTTGGATTCCCGGAAAAAATGGACCGTCAGGCGCCTGAAGCGCGTGAGCGGATCGAGAAAGAACTTCTCTGA
- a CDS encoding AAA family ATPase → MPRRIIIIQQIYGSQSLKELEKGNKTRERYYNYYTGQKWGDLQNYDLMINSSKLSPETAIDLILGYIEKRDQK, encoded by the coding sequence ATCCCGCGGAGAATTATAATAATACAACAAATATATGGCAGCCAGTCCCTGAAAGAACTGGAGAAGGGAAATAAGACAAGAGAGCGGTATTATAACTACTACACAGGACAGAAATGGGGAGACCTACAGAATTATGACCTGATGATCAATTCCAGCAAATTATCTCCAGAGACAGCGATTGATTTGATTCTTGGTTATATCGAAAAGAGAGACCAAAAATGA
- a CDS encoding MFS transporter, with product MKNENTTGIQQSGGKLGWGTRVAYGCGDTACNVVFGMISTLLTLFYTDYVGINAATVGLVMLLSRIFDGVSDAIMGIIVEKTNTRWGKSRPWLLWMCVPFAISAVLLFAVPQTKVSLQFLYMFVTYNFCNTVCYTAINLPYSSLSAMMTRISSERDMLSIVRMGLSPFGRILAVTCTMPVVKLFGDDQAAWVKTMAMWAAIALVLLLICFFKCEEKVEIEAKKNQKKVPVKSALKALVCNQYFWAVVVLWTMQNGIYCITGTILPYYCKYIFGNDTWMYSTLYLTETLLIVAVIFCCPVLLKKFGKRNMSLAGIWLALIGQLVFFLNPTSFPWMVMSCIVRAVGLAPLNAVVFGFLGDVVEFGQWKTHIRQESLIFAGSSVGMKLGAGLSSAIITGLLSAAGYISSSAGAAMQPQSSVDMIINIYKYGPLVVWVTVLITLTLYKLDKKYPAIMQELIERESRGEL from the coding sequence ATGAAAAATGAAAACACTACAGGAATACAGCAGTCAGGCGGAAAACTGGGCTGGGGAACACGTGTAGCTTATGGATGCGGCGATACGGCCTGCAATGTGGTTTTCGGTATGATCAGTACGCTGCTCACGTTGTTTTATACGGATTATGTGGGCATCAATGCGGCAACTGTAGGATTAGTTATGCTTTTATCCCGTATTTTCGACGGTGTTTCGGATGCCATAATGGGGATCATTGTGGAAAAGACAAATACCAGGTGGGGAAAATCCAGGCCCTGGCTGCTGTGGATGTGCGTACCATTTGCAATTTCGGCAGTGTTGCTGTTTGCGGTTCCCCAGACGAAGGTGAGCCTTCAGTTTTTGTATATGTTTGTCACTTATAACTTCTGTAATACAGTCTGTTATACTGCTATCAACCTTCCCTACAGCAGTCTTTCGGCCATGATGACAAGAATTTCATCGGAGCGGGATATGCTGAGTATTGTCAGGATGGGACTGTCCCCCTTTGGCCGGATCCTGGCTGTGACCTGTACTATGCCGGTGGTGAAATTGTTTGGGGATGATCAGGCTGCCTGGGTGAAAACAATGGCAATGTGGGCAGCCATAGCCCTTGTGCTCCTGCTGATCTGCTTTTTCAAATGTGAGGAAAAAGTGGAGATTGAAGCTAAGAAAAATCAGAAAAAGGTTCCTGTAAAAAGTGCATTAAAAGCACTTGTATGTAACCAGTATTTTTGGGCGGTTGTGGTTTTATGGACCATGCAGAACGGAATTTACTGCATTACCGGAACCATCCTCCCATATTACTGCAAATATATATTTGGTAATGATACCTGGATGTACAGTACCTTGTATCTGACAGAGACACTATTGATCGTAGCAGTGATTTTCTGTTGTCCTGTTCTGCTGAAAAAGTTTGGAAAGAGAAATATGTCCCTGGCTGGCATCTGGCTGGCACTTATCGGTCAGCTTGTTTTCTTCCTGAACCCAACCAGTTTTCCCTGGATGGTCATGAGCTGCATTGTCCGTGCGGTTGGGCTTGCGCCTTTGAATGCGGTAGTATTCGGTTTCCTTGGAGATGTGGTTGAATTTGGTCAGTGGAAGACACATATTCGGCAGGAGAGCTTGATCTTTGCAGGAAGTTCCGTGGGAATGAAGCTGGGAGCCGGGTTGTCTTCCGCAATTATCACAGGGCTTTTGTCAGCTGCGGGTTATATCAGTTCCTCGGCAGGCGCTGCCATGCAGCCCCAGTCATCGGTGGATATGATCATTAATATTTATAAATACGGCCCTCTTGTTGTCTGGGTGACAGTTCTTATAACCCTGACCCTTTACAAGCTGGATAAAAAATACCCGGCTATTATGCAGGAGCTTATTGAACGTGAATCCCGCGGAGAATTATAA
- the metG gene encoding methionine--tRNA ligase codes for MDRKKYYITTAIAYTSGKPHIGNTYEAVLADSIARFKRQQGYDVFFQTGTDEHGQKIEMKAEEAGVTCKEFVDRVSGEIKNIWDMMNTSYDKFIRTTDDYHEKQVQKIFKKLYDQGDIYKGHYEGMYCTPCESFFTESQLVDGKCPDCGRPVTPAKEEAYFFKMSKYAQRLIDHINEHPEFIQPVSRKNEMMNNFLLPGLQDLCVSRTSFKWGIPVDFDPKHVVYVWLDALTNYITGIGYDCDGDSTEQFKKDWPADLHLIGKDIIRFHTIYWPIFLMALELPLPKQVFGHPWLLQGDGKMSKSKGNVIYADQLVDFFGVDAVRYFVLHEMPFENDGVITWELMVERLNSELANTLGNLVNRTISMSNKYFGGVVSSTGVTEPVDEELKAVVLGTKKKVADKMEELRVADAITEIFALFKRCNKYIDETMPWALAKDESKKDRLAEVLYNLVEGICIGASLLESFMPETTEKILSQLNASKRTYEELDTFGSYPSGSKVTEKPEILFARLDVKEIMEKVEAMRAAEAAANAPEEETEEEKPVVDIEAKPEVTFDDFMKMQFQVGEIISCEEVKKSKKLLCSQVKIGSQVKQIVSGIKASYKPEDMVGKKVMVLVNLKPAKLAGILSEGMILCAEGLDGELALMTPDKDMPAGAEIC; via the coding sequence ATGGACAGGAAAAAATATTATATCACAACAGCGATTGCCTACACCTCAGGCAAACCGCACATTGGCAACACCTATGAGGCTGTTCTGGCTGACAGCATTGCCAGATTTAAAAGACAGCAGGGGTACGACGTGTTCTTCCAGACAGGAACCGATGAGCATGGACAAAAGATCGAGATGAAAGCAGAGGAAGCAGGTGTAACCTGTAAGGAATTTGTGGACCGGGTATCCGGGGAGATCAAGAATATCTGGGACATGATGAACACGTCCTATGACAAGTTCATTCGTACCACAGATGACTATCATGAGAAACAGGTACAGAAGATTTTCAAAAAGCTGTATGACCAGGGCGATATCTATAAAGGGCATTATGAGGGGATGTACTGTACTCCATGTGAATCCTTTTTCACAGAATCCCAGCTTGTGGACGGCAAATGTCCGGACTGCGGACGCCCGGTGACTCCGGCAAAAGAGGAGGCATATTTCTTTAAAATGAGCAAATATGCCCAGCGGCTTATCGACCATATCAATGAACACCCGGAATTCATCCAGCCGGTTTCCAGAAAAAATGAGATGATGAACAACTTCCTGCTCCCGGGACTTCAGGACTTGTGCGTGTCCAGAACCTCCTTCAAATGGGGAATCCCGGTAGATTTTGACCCGAAGCATGTGGTGTATGTGTGGCTGGACGCCCTGACCAACTATATCACCGGAATCGGATATGATTGTGACGGGGATAGCACAGAGCAGTTTAAGAAAGACTGGCCTGCAGACCTGCACCTGATCGGCAAGGACATTATCCGTTTCCATACCATTTACTGGCCGATTTTCCTGATGGCTCTTGAACTGCCTCTTCCGAAACAGGTATTTGGGCATCCCTGGCTTTTACAGGGGGATGGCAAGATGAGCAAATCCAAAGGAAACGTCATTTATGCAGACCAGCTTGTGGACTTCTTCGGAGTGGATGCTGTGCGTTACTTTGTGCTCCACGAAATGCCATTTGAGAACGATGGTGTCATCACTTGGGAGCTTATGGTGGAACGCCTGAATTCCGAGCTGGCAAACACTCTGGGCAATCTGGTAAACCGCACTATCTCTATGTCTAACAAATATTTCGGCGGAGTGGTATCCAGTACAGGTGTGACGGAGCCGGTTGATGAGGAATTAAAGGCAGTTGTCCTTGGCACAAAGAAAAAAGTAGCGGACAAGATGGAGGAACTTCGCGTGGCAGATGCCATCACAGAGATTTTCGCCCTTTTCAAACGCTGCAACAAATATATTGATGAAACTATGCCGTGGGCACTGGCAAAAGACGAGAGCAAAAAAGACCGTCTGGCAGAAGTGCTTTATAATCTGGTTGAAGGTATCTGCATCGGAGCGTCCCTGCTGGAATCTTTTATGCCTGAGACAACAGAGAAGATCCTCTCTCAGTTGAATGCGTCAAAGAGAACCTATGAGGAGCTGGATACCTTCGGTTCCTATCCTTCAGGCAGCAAAGTGACAGAGAAACCAGAAATTCTCTTCGCCCGCCTGGATGTCAAAGAGATCATGGAGAAAGTGGAAGCTATGCGTGCCGCTGAGGCAGCAGCAAACGCACCGGAGGAAGAGACAGAGGAAGAAAAGCCCGTTGTGGATATAGAAGCAAAACCGGAAGTGACATTTGATGATTTTATGAAAATGCAGTTCCAGGTGGGAGAGATCATTTCCTGTGAGGAAGTGAAAAAATCCAAAAAACTCCTTTGCTCCCAGGTGAAGATCGGAAGCCAGGTGAAACAGATCGTCTCCGGTATCAAAGCCAGCTATAAGCCGGAAGATATGGTAGGCAAAAAAGTAATGGTTCTGGTTAACCTGAAACCGGCAAAATTGGCCGGAATCCTGTCAGAAGGCATGATCCTGTGTGCGGAGGGGCTGGATGGTGAACTGGCGCTTATGACACCGGATAAGGATATGCCGGCCGGAGCTGAGATTTGCTGA
- a CDS encoding RNA polymerase sigma factor: protein MDEIYLTCFTTVYRYIRSISQNESLAEDITQETFFKAIKKIGQFRGDCDMRVWLCQIAKRTLYDHVKKEQKQISVSEPKEAASPLNLKEKMADHSDAIKIHTVLHQMQEPYKEVFSLRTFGELSFTEIGTLFEKSENWARVTYYGCSPDLVYCQGSL, encoded by the coding sequence ATGGATGAAATTTATCTGACATGTTTTACAACTGTGTACCGGTATATTCGCTCAATCTCTCAAAATGAATCTCTCGCTGAGGATATCACACAGGAAACTTTTTTTAAGGCAATAAAGAAAATAGGACAATTTCGCGGAGATTGTGATATGCGTGTCTGGCTATGTCAGATTGCCAAACGGACATTGTATGACCATGTAAAAAAAGAACAAAAACAGATATCTGTTTCTGAACCGAAAGAAGCTGCTTCCCCCTTGAATCTGAAAGAAAAAATGGCAGATCACAGTGATGCCATTAAGATCCATACAGTTCTGCATCAAATGCAGGAACCTTATAAAGAAGTATTTTCTTTGCGGACATTTGGCGAGCTTTCATTTACGGAAATCGGAACCTTGTTTGAAAAGAGCGAAAACTGGGCCAGGGTAACTTATTATGGCTGTAGTCCTGACCTTGTGTATTGTCAGGGCAGTCTATAG
- a CDS encoding LacI family DNA-binding transcriptional regulator — MVTIYDVAKRAGVSKTLVSRVLNNQSGVSPESRSRITEAMKELHYKPNTLARSLVLQRTNVVGVILDSLTEQYFFDVIRGVEDTVKENHFRVIFCSGRNDRGEKENYIDFFSNGATDGAIIYGSALDDADLIRKRAEMEFPFVVVENEVEDANVNNVLVDNTYGSKLAVDHLVEKGCRRILHVTGAKGTKASLRRWQGYLAAMEQQGLAEYISVVECDEFGVDEGYKAVKTWLAEHCREDLPDAIYFGADNTAFGGMIALEEAGIQIPEQIKIVGFDDDKPWGVEKKLKKLTTIRQPLYEVGAKAVQVLLRQIQNPETQRQKIVIKPELVIRETTE, encoded by the coding sequence ATGGTGACAATATATGATGTGGCAAAGAGAGCAGGGGTATCAAAGACACTGGTGTCCAGGGTACTGAATAATCAGTCAGGTGTAAGCCCGGAGTCGAGGAGCCGCATTACGGAAGCAATGAAGGAGCTTCACTACAAACCTAATACACTGGCCAGGTCTCTGGTATTACAGAGGACAAATGTTGTGGGTGTTATTCTGGATTCTTTGACAGAGCAATATTTCTTCGATGTGATCAGAGGCGTGGAAGATACAGTAAAAGAGAACCATTTCAGAGTTATATTCTGCAGCGGAAGAAATGACAGAGGCGAAAAGGAAAACTATATAGATTTTTTCAGCAACGGAGCAACAGACGGTGCCATTATCTATGGAAGTGCACTGGATGACGCAGACCTGATCCGCAAGCGTGCAGAGATGGAATTTCCTTTCGTGGTTGTGGAGAATGAGGTGGAGGATGCCAATGTAAACAATGTTCTGGTGGATAATACATACGGTTCCAAGCTGGCTGTGGACCATCTGGTGGAAAAGGGATGCAGACGCATACTGCATGTTACAGGGGCAAAGGGAACAAAGGCTTCACTGCGCAGATGGCAGGGATATCTGGCAGCTATGGAACAGCAGGGGCTTGCAGAGTATATCTCTGTTGTGGAATGTGATGAATTTGGTGTAGATGAGGGATATAAGGCTGTAAAGACCTGGCTGGCAGAACACTGTAGGGAAGATTTACCGGATGCCATATATTTCGGTGCTGACAATACAGCTTTTGGAGGCATGATCGCTCTGGAGGAGGCAGGCATTCAAATACCTGAGCAGATCAAGATCGTGGGATTTGATGATGACAAGCCTTGGGGAGTGGAAAAGAAACTGAAAAAGCTCACAACGATTCGCCAGCCGTTGTATGAGGTGGGGGCAAAGGCAGTGCAGGTTCTTCTCAGGCAGATACAAAATCCGGAGACACAGAGACAGAAGATCGTTATAAAACCGGAACTGGTAATCCGTGAGACAACAGAATGA
- a CDS encoding HsmA family protein, which produces MDMKLIMAIITITLALVFYTIGVFSERRAHTLKKQHVFIFWLGLVFDTTGTTIMSLITKEGGGAQNGMGLHGITGALAIVLMLFHALWATLVLVKKDKKKQESFHKFSIFVWLVWLVPYVLGMVIGMSH; this is translated from the coding sequence ATGGACATGAAACTGATCATGGCTATAATAACCATTACACTGGCGCTTGTTTTCTATACCATAGGTGTTTTCTCAGAGCGAAGGGCGCATACCCTGAAAAAGCAGCATGTTTTCATTTTCTGGCTTGGCCTTGTTTTTGACACCACCGGTACTACGATCATGAGCCTTATCACAAAAGAAGGCGGCGGGGCACAGAACGGTATGGGGCTTCACGGCATAACAGGTGCACTGGCCATTGTTCTGATGCTTTTTCACGCATTATGGGCAACGCTAGTGCTTGTGAAGAAAGATAAGAAGAAACAGGAAAGCTTTCACAAATTCAGTATTTTTGTCTGGCTTGTCTGGCTAGTACCTTATGTTCTGGGCATGGTAATAGGTATGAGCCATTGA